One stretch of Bosea vaviloviae DNA includes these proteins:
- a CDS encoding glutamate synthase subunit beta has translation MGKVTGFLEIDRRDRKYLPASDRIRNYKEFVIPLGVEATRDQAARCMNCGIPYCHNGCPVNNQIPDWNDLVYNDKWREALTNLHSTNNFPEFTGRVCPAPCEASCTLNLEDTPVTIKSIECAIVDKGWQEGWITPEPAKVKTGKKVALIGSGPAGLAAAQQLARVGHEVHLYERQARAGGLLRYGIPDFKMEKSHVERRVRQMEAEGVIFHYGVNVGVDIDPAELLAQYDAVGLTGGAEKPRDLAIEGRELDGVQFAMDFLPQQNRRVGAEPATGNAKPILASGKHVVVIGGGDTGSDCIGTSVRQGALSVTQIEIMPEPPVKENKALTWPNWPLKLRTSSSHEEGAERDFAIGTIKFIGENGQVRKLRCARVDGQFKPIEGTEFDLKADLVLLAMGFVSPVHEGLLAKLGVTLDKRGNVEANTLAYKTSVEKVFTAGDMRRGQSLVVWAIREGRQMAHAIDKHLMGETILPR, from the coding sequence ATGGGCAAGGTAACCGGCTTTCTCGAGATCGACCGCCGCGACCGGAAGTATCTTCCGGCCTCGGACCGGATCCGGAATTACAAGGAATTCGTGATCCCGCTCGGGGTCGAGGCGACGCGTGACCAGGCGGCACGCTGCATGAATTGCGGCATCCCCTATTGTCACAATGGCTGCCCGGTCAACAACCAGATCCCGGACTGGAACGACCTCGTCTACAACGACAAGTGGCGCGAGGCGCTGACCAATCTGCACTCGACCAACAACTTCCCGGAGTTCACCGGTCGCGTCTGCCCGGCGCCCTGCGAGGCATCCTGCACGCTGAACCTCGAGGACACGCCGGTCACCATCAAGTCGATCGAATGCGCCATCGTCGACAAGGGCTGGCAGGAGGGCTGGATCACGCCCGAGCCGGCCAAGGTCAAGACCGGCAAGAAGGTCGCGCTGATCGGCTCCGGCCCGGCGGGCCTCGCTGCCGCGCAGCAGCTCGCGCGCGTCGGCCACGAGGTGCATCTCTATGAACGTCAGGCCAGGGCCGGCGGGCTGCTGCGCTACGGCATCCCGGACTTCAAGATGGAGAAGTCCCATGTCGAGCGCCGCGTCCGCCAGATGGAGGCCGAGGGCGTCATTTTCCATTACGGCGTCAATGTCGGCGTCGATATCGACCCCGCCGAGCTGCTCGCGCAATATGACGCCGTCGGCCTGACCGGCGGCGCCGAGAAGCCGCGCGACTTAGCCATCGAGGGCCGCGAGCTCGACGGCGTCCAGTTCGCGATGGACTTCCTGCCGCAGCAGAACCGCCGCGTCGGGGCCGAGCCCGCGACCGGCAACGCCAAGCCGATCCTGGCCTCGGGCAAGCATGTCGTCGTCATCGGCGGCGGCGATACCGGCTCCGACTGCATCGGCACCTCGGTGCGCCAGGGCGCGCTCTCGGTGACGCAGATCGAGATCATGCCGGAACCTCCCGTCAAGGAGAACAAGGCGCTGACCTGGCCGAACTGGCCGCTCAAGCTGCGCACCTCGTCGAGCCATGAAGAAGGCGCCGAGCGCGACTTCGCCATCGGCACGATCAAGTTCATCGGCGAGAACGGCCAGGTCCGCAAGCTGCGCTGCGCCAGGGTCGACGGCCAGTTCAAGCCGATCGAGGGCACCGAGTTCGATCTCAAGGCCGATCTCGTGCTGCTCGCCATGGGCTTTGTCTCGCCGGTCCATGAGGGGCTGCTGGCGAAGCTCGGCGTCACGCTCGACAAGCGCGGCAATGTCGAGGCCAATACGCTCGCCTACAAGACCTCGGTCGAGAAGGTCTTCACCGCGGGCGACATGCGGCGCGGCCAGTCGCTGGTGGTCTGGGCCATCCGCGAAGGCCGCCAGATGGCCCATGCGATCGACAAGCATCTGATGGGCGAGACGATCCTGCCGCGGTGA